The Anomaloglossus baeobatrachus isolate aAnoBae1 chromosome 10, aAnoBae1.hap1, whole genome shotgun sequence genome has a segment encoding these proteins:
- the RCOR2 gene encoding REST corepressor 2 isoform X2: protein MPSVMDKSPGSTAILSRNRAKSDSLGSNSEEDSSEDEAPRDSMIRVGSDYQAQIPECKSDYAAQINVEMKGMLVWSPNHFVSDAKLDEYISMAKEKHGYNVEQALGMLLWHKHDVERSLADLANFTPFPDEWSVEDKVLFEQAFSFHGKCFQRIQQMLPDKLIPSLVKYYYSWKKTRSRTSVMDRQARRLQSKREEGEEADNVQKITNNDVDAADIKKEDPQKSLTSGKPGPVKKEPVVSQYRHHPLRSRRRPPKGMHLIKSDISAVCASSEMPSLTLSHLDTQLVSLKRQVQNIKQMNSGLKETISEGISDLRPPELNMKLNARWTTDEQLLAVQAVRRYGKDFQAIAEVLGNKTPAQVKTFFISYRRRFNLEEVLQEWEAEQDVAPSNSPADSTSKTSGSSQTVTEDEDEVQITSVSSTTQTVMPTTTAPPAAAAATLSLPPPLLRPALPSAPTLHRQPPPLQPGRLLQPRPPPLVRPAPRQSPRAPPALLGNHAEPAFS from the exons ATGCCCTCCGTGATGGATAAGTCTCCAGGCTCCACCGCAATCCTCTCTCGAAACCGAGCCAAATCAGACAGCTTGGGAAGCAATTCCGAGGAGGACAGCAGTGAGGATGAAGCGCCGAGGG aCAGCATGATCCGTGTGGGTTCGGATTACCAGGCTCAGATTCCAGAGTGCAAATCAG ATTATGCCGCACAGATTAACGTGGAGATGAAGGGGATGTTGGTGTGGTCACCCAACCATTTTGTATCAGATGCCAAAT TGGATGAGTACATCTCAATGGCAAAGGAGAAACATGGCTACAATGTGGAGCAG GCACTCGGCATGCTGCTCTGGCACAAACATGATGTTGAACGCTCTCTCGCTGACCTTGCAAATTTTACTCCGTTTCCTGATGAGTGGAGTGTGGAGGATAAAGTTCTTTTTGAACAGGCGTTCAGTTTTCATGGAAAATGCTTCCAGCGAATACAGCAAATG CTGCCAGATAAACTGATCCCCAGTCTGGTGAAGTACTACTACTCCTGGAAGAAGACACGCAGCAGAACCAGCGTGATGGATCGGCAGGCCCGTCGACTGCAAAGCAAACGGGAGGAGGG TGAAGAAGCCGATAATGTTCAGAAAATTACTAACAATGACGTGGATGCTGCCGACATTAAGAAGGAG GACCCTCAGAAATCTCTAACAAGCGGAAAGCCCGGACCGGTCAAAAAGGAACCTGTGGTGTCTCAATACCGACATCACCCATTAAGATCACGTAGGAGGCCACCAAAAGGCATGCATCTGATCAAAAGTGATATTTCTGCGGTGTGCGCCAGTTCCGAAATGCCGTCACTCACTCTGAGTCACTTGGACACCCAGCTGGTCTCACTTAAGCGACAG GTACAGAACATTAAACAGATGAACAGTGGCTTAAAAGAGACTATAAGCGAAGGGATAAGTGACCTGAGACCCCCGGAG CTGAACATGAAACTGAACGCTCGCTGGACTACGGACGAGCAGCTCCTCGCTGTACAAG ctgtaaggcgaTATGGTAAGGATTTTCAGGCTATTGCAGAAGTTCTGGGTAATAAAACTCCAGCCCAGGTGAAGACATTTTTCATAAGTTATCGTAGACGGTTTAACTTGGAGGAAGTGCTTCAGGAATGGGAGGCGGAACAGGACGTCGCTCCATCGAATTCACCAGCGGACTCCACGAGTAAAACCTCCGGCTCCTCTCAGACAGTAACTGAAGATGAAGACGAG GTACAAATCACATCAGTCTCCTCTACCACGCAGACAGTAATGCCAACtacgacagcgccacctgctgccgccgccgccacgTTGTCGCTTCCTCCTCCACTACTGCGTCCAGCTCTTCCATCAGCTCCCACGTTGCACCGCCAGCCACCTCCGCTCCAGCCGGGACGCCTCCTCCAACCTCGTCCTCCACCTCTCGTGCGTCCGGCTCCCCGGCAGAGCCCTCGTGCACCCCCTGCCCTTCTAGGAAATCATGCAGAGCCAGCCTTCTCATGA
- the RCOR2 gene encoding REST corepressor 2 isoform X3 — protein sequence MPSVMDKSPGSTAILSRNRAKSDSLGSNSEEDSSEDEAPRDSMIRVGSDYQAQIPECKSDYAAQINVEMKGMLVWSPNHFVSDAKLDEYISMAKEKHGYNVEQALGMLLWHKHDVERSLADLANFTPFPDEWSVEDKVLFEQAFSFHGKCFQRIQQMLPDKLIPSLVKYYYSWKKTRSRTSVMDRQARRLQSKREEGSEEADNVQKITNNDVDAADIKKEDPQKSLTSGKPGPVKKEPVVSQYRHHPLRSRRRPPKGMHLIKSDISAVCASSEMPSLTLSHLDTQLVSLKRQVQNIKQMNSGLKETISEGISDLRPPELNMKLNARWTTDEQLLAVQEVLGNKTPAQVKTFFISYRRRFNLEEVLQEWEAEQDVAPSNSPADSTSKTSGSSQTVTEDEDEVQITSVSSTTQTVMPTTTAPPAAAAATLSLPPPLLRPALPSAPTLHRQPPPLQPGRLLQPRPPPLVRPAPRQSPRAPPALLGNHAEPAFS from the exons ATGCCCTCCGTGATGGATAAGTCTCCAGGCTCCACCGCAATCCTCTCTCGAAACCGAGCCAAATCAGACAGCTTGGGAAGCAATTCCGAGGAGGACAGCAGTGAGGATGAAGCGCCGAGGG aCAGCATGATCCGTGTGGGTTCGGATTACCAGGCTCAGATTCCAGAGTGCAAATCAG ATTATGCCGCACAGATTAACGTGGAGATGAAGGGGATGTTGGTGTGGTCACCCAACCATTTTGTATCAGATGCCAAAT TGGATGAGTACATCTCAATGGCAAAGGAGAAACATGGCTACAATGTGGAGCAG GCACTCGGCATGCTGCTCTGGCACAAACATGATGTTGAACGCTCTCTCGCTGACCTTGCAAATTTTACTCCGTTTCCTGATGAGTGGAGTGTGGAGGATAAAGTTCTTTTTGAACAGGCGTTCAGTTTTCATGGAAAATGCTTCCAGCGAATACAGCAAATG CTGCCAGATAAACTGATCCCCAGTCTGGTGAAGTACTACTACTCCTGGAAGAAGACACGCAGCAGAACCAGCGTGATGGATCGGCAGGCCCGTCGACTGCAAAGCAAACGGGAGGAGGG CAGTGAAGAAGCCGATAATGTTCAGAAAATTACTAACAATGACGTGGATGCTGCCGACATTAAGAAGGAG GACCCTCAGAAATCTCTAACAAGCGGAAAGCCCGGACCGGTCAAAAAGGAACCTGTGGTGTCTCAATACCGACATCACCCATTAAGATCACGTAGGAGGCCACCAAAAGGCATGCATCTGATCAAAAGTGATATTTCTGCGGTGTGCGCCAGTTCCGAAATGCCGTCACTCACTCTGAGTCACTTGGACACCCAGCTGGTCTCACTTAAGCGACAG GTACAGAACATTAAACAGATGAACAGTGGCTTAAAAGAGACTATAAGCGAAGGGATAAGTGACCTGAGACCCCCGGAG CTGAACATGAAACTGAACGCTCGCTGGACTACGGACGAGCAGCTCCTCGCTGTACAAG AAGTTCTGGGTAATAAAACTCCAGCCCAGGTGAAGACATTTTTCATAAGTTATCGTAGACGGTTTAACTTGGAGGAAGTGCTTCAGGAATGGGAGGCGGAACAGGACGTCGCTCCATCGAATTCACCAGCGGACTCCACGAGTAAAACCTCCGGCTCCTCTCAGACAGTAACTGAAGATGAAGACGAG GTACAAATCACATCAGTCTCCTCTACCACGCAGACAGTAATGCCAACtacgacagcgccacctgctgccgccgccgccacgTTGTCGCTTCCTCCTCCACTACTGCGTCCAGCTCTTCCATCAGCTCCCACGTTGCACCGCCAGCCACCTCCGCTCCAGCCGGGACGCCTCCTCCAACCTCGTCCTCCACCTCTCGTGCGTCCGGCTCCCCGGCAGAGCCCTCGTGCACCCCCTGCCCTTCTAGGAAATCATGCAGAGCCAGCCTTCTCATGA
- the RCOR2 gene encoding REST corepressor 2 isoform X1, whose product MPSVMDKSPGSTAILSRNRAKSDSLGSNSEEDSSEDEAPRDSMIRVGSDYQAQIPECKSDYAAQINVEMKGMLVWSPNHFVSDAKLDEYISMAKEKHGYNVEQALGMLLWHKHDVERSLADLANFTPFPDEWSVEDKVLFEQAFSFHGKCFQRIQQMLPDKLIPSLVKYYYSWKKTRSRTSVMDRQARRLQSKREEGSEEADNVQKITNNDVDAADIKKEDPQKSLTSGKPGPVKKEPVVSQYRHHPLRSRRRPPKGMHLIKSDISAVCASSEMPSLTLSHLDTQLVSLKRQVQNIKQMNSGLKETISEGISDLRPPELNMKLNARWTTDEQLLAVQAVRRYGKDFQAIAEVLGNKTPAQVKTFFISYRRRFNLEEVLQEWEAEQDVAPSNSPADSTSKTSGSSQTVTEDEDEVQITSVSSTTQTVMPTTTAPPAAAAATLSLPPPLLRPALPSAPTLHRQPPPLQPGRLLQPRPPPLVRPAPRQSPRAPPALLGNHAEPAFS is encoded by the exons ATGCCCTCCGTGATGGATAAGTCTCCAGGCTCCACCGCAATCCTCTCTCGAAACCGAGCCAAATCAGACAGCTTGGGAAGCAATTCCGAGGAGGACAGCAGTGAGGATGAAGCGCCGAGGG aCAGCATGATCCGTGTGGGTTCGGATTACCAGGCTCAGATTCCAGAGTGCAAATCAG ATTATGCCGCACAGATTAACGTGGAGATGAAGGGGATGTTGGTGTGGTCACCCAACCATTTTGTATCAGATGCCAAAT TGGATGAGTACATCTCAATGGCAAAGGAGAAACATGGCTACAATGTGGAGCAG GCACTCGGCATGCTGCTCTGGCACAAACATGATGTTGAACGCTCTCTCGCTGACCTTGCAAATTTTACTCCGTTTCCTGATGAGTGGAGTGTGGAGGATAAAGTTCTTTTTGAACAGGCGTTCAGTTTTCATGGAAAATGCTTCCAGCGAATACAGCAAATG CTGCCAGATAAACTGATCCCCAGTCTGGTGAAGTACTACTACTCCTGGAAGAAGACACGCAGCAGAACCAGCGTGATGGATCGGCAGGCCCGTCGACTGCAAAGCAAACGGGAGGAGGG CAGTGAAGAAGCCGATAATGTTCAGAAAATTACTAACAATGACGTGGATGCTGCCGACATTAAGAAGGAG GACCCTCAGAAATCTCTAACAAGCGGAAAGCCCGGACCGGTCAAAAAGGAACCTGTGGTGTCTCAATACCGACATCACCCATTAAGATCACGTAGGAGGCCACCAAAAGGCATGCATCTGATCAAAAGTGATATTTCTGCGGTGTGCGCCAGTTCCGAAATGCCGTCACTCACTCTGAGTCACTTGGACACCCAGCTGGTCTCACTTAAGCGACAG GTACAGAACATTAAACAGATGAACAGTGGCTTAAAAGAGACTATAAGCGAAGGGATAAGTGACCTGAGACCCCCGGAG CTGAACATGAAACTGAACGCTCGCTGGACTACGGACGAGCAGCTCCTCGCTGTACAAG ctgtaaggcgaTATGGTAAGGATTTTCAGGCTATTGCAGAAGTTCTGGGTAATAAAACTCCAGCCCAGGTGAAGACATTTTTCATAAGTTATCGTAGACGGTTTAACTTGGAGGAAGTGCTTCAGGAATGGGAGGCGGAACAGGACGTCGCTCCATCGAATTCACCAGCGGACTCCACGAGTAAAACCTCCGGCTCCTCTCAGACAGTAACTGAAGATGAAGACGAG GTACAAATCACATCAGTCTCCTCTACCACGCAGACAGTAATGCCAACtacgacagcgccacctgctgccgccgccgccacgTTGTCGCTTCCTCCTCCACTACTGCGTCCAGCTCTTCCATCAGCTCCCACGTTGCACCGCCAGCCACCTCCGCTCCAGCCGGGACGCCTCCTCCAACCTCGTCCTCCACCTCTCGTGCGTCCGGCTCCCCGGCAGAGCCCTCGTGCACCCCCTGCCCTTCTAGGAAATCATGCAGAGCCAGCCTTCTCATGA